Proteins co-encoded in one Accipiter gentilis chromosome 5, bAccGen1.1, whole genome shotgun sequence genomic window:
- the WNT9B gene encoding protein Wnt-9b, producing MECQYQFRSERWNCSLEGRTSLLKRGFKETAFLYAVSSAALTHSLARACSAGRMERCTCDDSPDLENRKAWQWGVCGDNLKYSTKFLKKFLGQKRIGKDLRAKVDIHNTNVGIKAVKNGLKTTCKCHGVSGSCAVRTCWKQLSPFHEIGRLLKLRYDDAVKVFSTTNDAVGHSELAGPQRQSHSPKHPASPRSTDLVYVEDSPSFCRPSKYSLGTAGRTCSREGNCDSMCCGRGYNTQSRLVTFSCHCQVQWCCYVECQQCMQEEVVYSCKQ from the exons ATGGAGTGCCAGTACCAGTTTCGCAGCGAGCGCTGGAACTGCAGCCTGGAGGGACGGACCAGCCTGCTGAAGCGAG GTTTTAAGGAAACTGCCTTCCTCTACGCAGTGTCCTCTGCAGCTCTCACCCACTCCTTGGCAAGAGCGTGTAGCGCTGGGCGCATGGAGCGCTGCACCTGCGATGACTCCCCAGACCTGGAGAACCGCAAGGCCTGGCAATGGGGTGTTTGTGGAGACAACCTCAAATATAGCACCAAGTTCCTGAAAAAATTCttgggtcagaagaggattggcAAAGACCTGCGGGCCAAGGTGGACATCCACAACACCAATGTTGGCATCAAG GCTGTGAAAAATGGTCTCAAAACCACATGCAAGTGCCATGGTGTCTCCGGCTCATGTGCTGTCCGGACGTGCTGGAAGCAGCTTTCACCTTTCCATGAGATTGGACGACTGCTGAAGCTGCGCTACGATGATGCCGTCAAGGTCTTCAGCACCACCAATGATGCTGTGGGACACTCAGAGCTGGCTGGCCCACAGAGACAAAGCCATTCCCCCAAGCACCCTGCTTCACCCCGCTCTACTGACCTGGTGTATGTGGAAGACTCTCCCAGTTTCTGTCGTCCCAGCAAATATTCCCTGGGAACTGCTGGGAGGACCTGCTCTCGGGAAGGCAACTGTGACAGCATGTGCTGTGGACGAGGCTATAACACCCAGAGTCGGCTGGTTACCTTCTCTTGCCACTGCCAGGTGCAGTGGTGTTGCTATGTTGAGTGCCAACAGTGCATGCAGGAGGAGGTGGTCTACAGCTGCAAGCAGTAA